The Treponema sp. Marseille-Q3903 genomic interval TATTTTATCCGCATCAGCGAAGCTGTTTTTACAAATGGGATTCGATAAGACCAGCATGATGGATATTGCAACAGCTGCCGGAATATCCAAGGGGGCTATTTATCATCATTTTAAATCGAAGGATGAAATTATCAAATCTGTTATGGAGAAGCAGGAACAAAGTGTAAAGGGTACAATAGAAAACTTTATGGAAGAGACCCGGTTTTTGAGTGGAAAAGAACAGTTGCAACTTATTTTGGAGAAAAATATCGAGAATCAGGAAGCACATTATTTAGATGATGCAATGAGTGTACGCATGAAAAGTGCAGAGTTTGTCCTATCCTACATGCAATCTTGTGTCAATAAGGATTCTAACTTTGTTTCAAAAATTATTAAGAGAGGAATACAAGATGGCTCTATCGTTACAGATTTTCCGGATGAATGTGCGGAAGTTTTTATGCTATTGCTCAATGTGTGGTGTGATCCGGCTGTTTTTGATTGTGATGGTGAGAAGTTATCCTCGAGACTCGGATTTTTACAATATATGATGAAGTCGATAGGCATCGATGTATTCAGTGATGAACTTATTGAAAAATCGTTGGAGCTATTGCAAAAATTATATCCAAAGGAGGATAAGACCGATGAATCATCATTTCATTATAGAAACAAATAACCTGACAAAAACTTTTGGCGGTAAGGAAGTAATTAAAGCTTGTAATATGCATGTAGAAAAAGGTACGATTTATGGTTTTTTAGGTGCGAACGGAGCGGGGAAAACAACGGTATTCAAACTTCTCTCAGGACTTCTTACACCGACTATGGGAAAATTACAAATGTTTGGAATAGATAATCTTTCAACACCGAGTGATATGTTATCACAGATTGGTACTTTGATAGAAACTCCCATTTTTTATGAACATTTGTCGGCAGCAGAAAATTTGCATATGCATCTTGCCTACATGGGCAAGGAAGGTGGGAATGTAGAGGATGTCTTGTCAAAAGTCGGATTAAAGGATATTGGTGTTCAGCCGGTATCTACTTTTTCCTTGGGGATGCGTCAGCGTTTAGCGATTGCAAGAGCAATTATCCATAAACCACAACTATTGATTCTGGATGAGCCGATTAACGGACTGGATCCTATGGGAATTAAGGAAATGAGGGACTTATTTTTGTACCTTGCAAAAACAGAGGGTATGACATTACTGATTTCCAGTCATATTTTGACAGAAATAGAGCATATTGCGGATACAATAGGGGTTATTGTCAACGGAACGATAGTGAGAGAGGTCTCGATGGATAAGGTGAAGGTAGAGTATCCATCAGGTCTGGAAGAGTATTTTATGGATATTATGATAGGGAGAAAAGAAAATGAAAACGCTGATTAGATTGGAATTAAAAAAGAATAACATCAACACTTATATCTTAGCGGATATTATCATAGCGATTACGATGATTGGTTTCCTTTTTCTTTTTGCATATGCCCCTTTGATAGAGCCGGATGATAAAGACATGGCAATTTTTGCAGGATATGATAATCTTATTTCTCTATTTTGTGTTTTTAACATGGCAGTATTTTGTGTGATGTCTGCAGTGATGTATTGCAGGTTTGTTATTGAAGATTATTCGGGTAAGCGACCTATTTTACTTTTTTCCTATCCGGTAAGTCGAAAAAAGGTTGTGTTATCCAAACTTTTGATTGTGTGTGGATTTACGATTATATCAATGGTTGTCTGTAACTTTATTGTTTTTTTGATATTCGGTATCACTGAAAATTTCATTCATCTTGTAGGAAACAACTTTACAGTTTCTATTATCTTGAACATTGTTGAAAATACCATATTGATGTCAGCGATAGCTGCAACTATCGGAGTGATAGCAGTAGGAATCGGATTTATCAAAAAATCAGTGCCGACAACTATTATTTCTGCAGTTTTCCTTGCTTCGTTAATGTGTAATATTGTGGTAAATGCAAACCCTAATCGAGCAGCGATGTATGTGTTAGCAGCGGCAATGGTAATGATTGGTATCTTGTGTTCGATATTTTTGATGAAAAAAATAAATAAGATGGAGGTTTTATAATGGAACAAAAAATAGAAGAAACAGTGGACAATTTTCTTGATGGAATGGCATCAGAATTGTATTTGGGAAGTGTATTGTTTGGATTGTTGCTAATCCTTGTTGGAGCAGTGTTGTTATTCAAAAAAAGAAATTCAAACAATAACAAATTTGTTTGTTATGCTTGTATAGTAATAGGATTTCTCGCTATTGTAAGTGGACTGATGCAGATGTAATCCGCTGAAAAAGGGGTTATTGAATGCGTATCGGCTCTACATGAGACCAGACTATTTGCGCTACAAGACAGGATAAAAGTATGTATATCAAAAATCGAAATTCCTATGCTTACAGTACGAGAAAATACTGAGAGAAGACGAATGCTGAAAACAAAAAAGAATGTAAATTTTTAATATGCTTATGGCAGATATAAGAAAGATACGGATTGATCAAAATAAATGCGTCGGTTGCAGAAAATGTATAAAAATTTGCCATAAGCATGCGCCGGTTTACGTACCGCAAAATGGAATACTGGAAATCAACGGTCACAAGTCCCTTGCAAGCATAATGTAAAATCATGGTATAATAAACACATGATTGAAGTTGCAACAAAAGTAAAAATCCCGTTTCTCTGGGGAAAATCTGTTTTTAGAAAATCAAACTGGTCAAATATAAATCCGTGCTATTATTACCGTATGATTCGCAAACCGTTTTATTTTCTTACTGTTTTTATGCTGATTTTTTCTACGCTCGGCATACATGCTCAAACGCCGAAAATCCATTCTCCGCTGTACGGAATAACGCTTGATGCACTTTCAGCGTCTTCGATAAGCAAAATCATCGATGCCGTAAAGGCACTGCCCGTAAAACCGACAGCCCGAGTTGTCATCGACGCCGGCGCAAACCATGAGGATTTAGCTCCGCTTCTGGCGAAGCTTCACGAAGTTTCTTACATTTTGCTTTGCCCGTGCGATTCATTCGACATGAAACTTTATGAAACCGTCGAATCCTATACGGCGCGCTTTGCGGACTGCGTCGAACACCTTGCGCCTTATACCGATATTTGGGAAGTCGGAAATGAAATTAACGGTGAAGGGTGGCTCGGAGGAACGGATGAGCTGACAGGACGGAAAGCTTATGCGGCATGGAAGTATGTGCACGAGCGCGGCTTTACTGCTGCACTTACAGCCTATATGTTTAAGCCCGGCAGCCAAAGCATGACGATGGAAGAATGGCTTGAAAAGTTTATCCCCTCCGATATGAAAAACGCTCTCGATTACGTATTGGTCAGTTATTACGACAAAGACAACGAAGGCTTGCACGAAGATTGGGACGATATGTTTGACAATTTATATAAGATGTTCCCGAATTCGCTTTTGGGATTCGGCGAATGCGGCTTTGCAAATCCGCACAGCATCGGCAGGTCTTTTAATGCGCAGGCTGACGCTTATTACCGCATGAAGCCGTACAACGACCGGTACATCGGCGGTTATTTTTGGTGGTACTGGCAGGAAGATTGCGTTCCGCACAAGAAAAACCCGCGCTGGCAAAAAATCGCCGATAATTTTTTATGGATGAAAGAGAATTATTAAAGATATGAGCATATAGAATGAGATTGAGGAAGTCTTTCCGTGAGTGCCTGTAATGAAAAGTCATGATATAATAAGCGCATGATTGAAGTTGCGACAAAAGTAAAAATCCCGTTCCTTTGGGGAAAATCTGTTTTTAGAAAATCAAACTGGTCAAATATAAATCTGATAGTGGGACCGAACGGTTCGGGTAAAACTATTCTAGCCTCGAGCCTCGCAGAACAATTTAAATCTGCAGGCTACAGAGTTCGTTTTTTAAAAGCCGACAGACAGTACAACAATCAGATAGTGATTTTACGAAACAGCGAAAAAATCCGCGAAAAAATTGAAAAAGTTCTTTCGAGCATGTTCGCAAAATCTATAAAAATGATAGAGAACATCGACAAAACGATGATTCCGATAGTCGAGAACAAAGCTTGGAACGTTGAATACACTCTTGAAGACGCCGAATGCCACGGGCTTCGAGAAATAATAAGCCTCCTTGTGACACTTTACGATTCAGATTCAGATGACTGCCTTTTTATAGATGAACCTGAACTTCACCTTCACCCTCAATTTGAGACTTTTTTTATGAACGAGATAAAAAAACAAGTTTTACACACAAGCAGACGAATGTTTTTTTTGATATCTCACAGCCCATACTTTATAGACTTGAGAACTCCTGAAGATTTAATCGGAGTTGTATGCTGTCACGTAAACAAAGTCCCGACGAGCATCGAAGAGCTTTCAGAAGATGATGACGCATTGTTCCGCAGGTTTTTACCGAGATTCAACACATATCACAAACAGTTTTTCTTTTCAGACAACCAGATTTTCGTAGAAGGATACACAGACCAGCAGATGTTTTCGTATCTACTTGGCTATATAGAAGATGAGTACAGCGCAGCCGGAACCGGAATCATAGATGTTGGTGGAAAAGACGAACTCGGGGTTTTCTGCAAAGTGTGCTCGCTGATAGGGACGAACGGACGAATTATAACAGATTTAGATTCCCTTTTCAGCGGAAAGTTGAGAGATGTCTTTTGCAAAGATCAACGAGTCGTAGGCTGGCTTGAAAAACAAAAAGAAAAACAGGAAAGTTTTTACAGACAGATTTTCAGCCAGAAGGAAATCGCACAGGAAATCACCCTTGAAAAACTGATATACAGACTTGAACGTTATCTTGTGAACATCGGACAAGAATTGCCGGAGTATGACAAAAACTGTTCGGCAAAACTTCAAACTTTTTTTGAAAAACTATATCTTTTACAAGAAAAGCACGAAAATGCAGAAAATGTAGACACATACAAAACAGTTCTTCTTCAAGGAGTGAATACAGCCGGAGATGAACTTTCAAAATATTTATCTAAGGTAACTGCAAAAACACTTCCATTGATAAAAAACCTCGCCACATTCATACTTGCCGCCGCAGAAGCCGCAAACGTTTACATTCTTCCGAGAGGCTGCATAGAGCACTACTATTCGCAGACAAAATTATTATACATGCCAGTCTCAGGAAAAGACAAATTGTTCAGATATGAACTCGACTTTATACAATCGGCGCACCGAAAATCTGTACGAAAGAATTATAGAGAGCTGATTGAGCTTTTGGAACGAATCACAAATAAATCTTAATTGTCTCATTCAGCTGTTTTGCAACTCTTCCTTTTCTGCTCATAAATTCTCTATTCTTGAAACTCGCAAGTTTATACTTTATAATTGTAAAGGGTATTTGACAGATTCGGAACATTCTGTCTTTTTTTGGGGAAATTCTAAATGGCTTATGTAAAAAATCTATTTGATTCTAACTTTATTCAGTATGCGAGTTACGTAATTCGTGATCGTGCAATTCCTGAAATCACTGACGGTTTAAAACCTGTTCAACGGAGAATAATCCATACACTCATAAAAACTGATGACGGACGTTTTACAAAAGTTGCAAACGTTTGCGGAAAAGTTATGGCATATCACCCTCACGGGGACGCCTCTATTTACGCTGCTCTTGTAAATCTTGCAAATAAAGAGCTTTTCATAGATAAGCAGGGAAACTTCGGAAACTTGTACACAGGAGACGGAGCGTCTGCCCCTCGTTACATTGAATGCAGGCTTCGTTCTATCACACGCGATATATTAAATACAAATCCGAGAATCACAAAATATGTCGACACTTATGACGGCAGAGATGTCGAACCTGTTTTTTTCCAGGCAAAACTGCCTTTAGTTTTGATACTCGGAGCCGAAGGTATTGCGGTCGGCATGAGCACGTACATTTTAAGCCACAATATCCACGAAGTAATCGAAGCAGAAAAAAAGTGCCTGCGTGGCGAAAAATTTAAGCTTTACCCTGACTTTTCAACAGGCGGACTTATAGATGTCAGCGACTATCAGGATGGGCTTGGAAAAATCGTCGCTCGAGCGAAGATGGACACGAGCGATGATAAAAAAATCGTCATCACAGAGCTGCCTTACGGTTCAACTACAGAAAGTTTGTGCGATTCGATTGAAAAAGCCGTAAAAAACGGAAAAATCAAGGCTTCTTCAATTCAGGACTACACTTCAGACAAAGTAAATATAGAAATTAAACTTCAGCGCGGTGTTTACACAAAAGACGTTGTAGACGCCCTTTACGCATTTACTGAATGCGAAAAAACAATTTACTGCAATCTGCTTGTAATAAAAGACAACATGCCTGTTCAGATGACATGCACGCAAGTTATTGAACATCATTCAAAACAGCTTGTAGGAATACTCAAACGAGAGCTCGAAATTGAAAAAGAAGATTTGATGGAAAAACTCCATCTTCGCACACTTGAAAGAATATTTGTCGAAGAACGTATCTACAAAAAAATCGAAACACAAAAGACAGAAGAAGGCGTAAATAAAGCTGTAAAAGACGGATTTAAGCCGTTTAAGGCCGAACTGATTCGTGAAATCAATGATGACGACATTGATCATCTTTTGAGAATCCCAATCAGAAGAATTTCTCTCTACGATATCAGCAAAAACAAGCAAGAAGTGACCGCAATCAACAATCGAATCAAAGAGATAAACAGGCTGCTAAAACACCTTGTAGATTATGCTATCGGCTGGCTCGAAGCGATTGAAAAAAAACTCAACACGGAATATATAAAGCGCCGCACAAAGATTGCGAATATCGATGCAGTTGATGTAAAGGCTGTGACAAAACGCGACCAAGCTCTAAAATACGACGAAAAAACAGGATATCTTGGAATCGGGGTTTCAGGCGGTGCGGAACTGTTCAAAGTCACCCCTTTTGACAAAATCCTCTATGTCCGAAAAAGCGGAATCTATTCAGTTTCCGAGACACCTGACAAACTGTTCGTAGGCCCCGAAATGCGTTACTGCGGATTTGCCGATAAGGAAAGCCTAAATAAAGTACTGTTCACAATCCTATACCGCGACCCTGAAACTAAGTTTGTATACATCAAACGGTGCAAGATTCTTGCATACATAATGAATCGCGACTACTTTTTTGCACCTGAAGGGATGGAAGTTCTCCACATCGATACACGTAAGACTTTCTTATTCCAGTTGAACTACGTAAAAAAAGCACGCGTAAAAATCTTAAAAGAAGTTTTCAAGGCAGGCGATTTTGAAGAAAAATCTCTAAAAGCAAGAGGCGTTCGCATATCTGCAAAAGAAGTTCAAACAGTCGATATTCAGCAAAATAAAGATTGACCAACAGAAAAATAATGCTTGGCAAAAAAACAATTAAAGTAGCGAGTATTGTTTGATGGATATTCTTACAAAACAAATTCAATCTGAAGAAAAAATAAAAGGCTCTCTATTTCTCTCGGAACTTTTTCCGTGCGGCACTCAAGCCGATGCGCGAGAAATAATAAAATCACAAAAAATTAAATATCCGGATGCGTCGCACGTAGTCCACGCTTTTATAATCGGACAAAACGGTGAAGTGATGGGAATGAGCGACGATGGGGAACCTTCAGGCACGGCGGGCAGACCTGTTCTCGACATATTGAAAGGCAGAAAATGCACAAACACGTTGCTCTCTGTTACACGATGGTTCGGAGGAACGCTGCTTGGAACAGGGGGACTTGTAAAAGCATATTCGGGAGGAGCAAAAAAAGTTATTCAGACGGCAGACGAACAAAA includes:
- a CDS encoding ABC transporter permease; protein product: MKTLIRLELKKNNINTYILADIIIAITMIGFLFLFAYAPLIEPDDKDMAIFAGYDNLISLFCVFNMAVFCVMSAVMYCRFVIEDYSGKRPILLFSYPVSRKKVVLSKLLIVCGFTIISMVVCNFIVFLIFGITENFIHLVGNNFTVSIILNIVENTILMSAIAATIGVIAVGIGFIKKSVPTTIISAVFLASLMCNIVVNANPNRAAMYVLAAAMVMIGILCSIFLMKKINKMEVL
- a CDS encoding ATP-dependent endonuclease — translated: MIEVATKVKIPFLWGKSVFRKSNWSNINLIVGPNGSGKTILASSLAEQFKSAGYRVRFLKADRQYNNQIVILRNSEKIREKIEKVLSSMFAKSIKMIENIDKTMIPIVENKAWNVEYTLEDAECHGLREIISLLVTLYDSDSDDCLFIDEPELHLHPQFETFFMNEIKKQVLHTSRRMFFLISHSPYFIDLRTPEDLIGVVCCHVNKVPTSIEELSEDDDALFRRFLPRFNTYHKQFFFSDNQIFVEGYTDQQMFSYLLGYIEDEYSAAGTGIIDVGGKDELGVFCKVCSLIGTNGRIITDLDSLFSGKLRDVFCKDQRVVGWLEKQKEKQESFYRQIFSQKEIAQEITLEKLIYRLERYLVNIGQELPEYDKNCSAKLQTFFEKLYLLQEKHENAENVDTYKTVLLQGVNTAGDELSKYLSKVTAKTLPLIKNLATFILAAAEAANVYILPRGCIEHYYSQTKLLYMPVSGKDKLFRYELDFIQSAHRKSVRKNYRELIELLERITNKS
- a CDS encoding DNA topoisomerase IV subunit A, which gives rise to MAYVKNLFDSNFIQYASYVIRDRAIPEITDGLKPVQRRIIHTLIKTDDGRFTKVANVCGKVMAYHPHGDASIYAALVNLANKELFIDKQGNFGNLYTGDGASAPRYIECRLRSITRDILNTNPRITKYVDTYDGRDVEPVFFQAKLPLVLILGAEGIAVGMSTYILSHNIHEVIEAEKKCLRGEKFKLYPDFSTGGLIDVSDYQDGLGKIVARAKMDTSDDKKIVITELPYGSTTESLCDSIEKAVKNGKIKASSIQDYTSDKVNIEIKLQRGVYTKDVVDALYAFTECEKTIYCNLLVIKDNMPVQMTCTQVIEHHSKQLVGILKRELEIEKEDLMEKLHLRTLERIFVEERIYKKIETQKTEEGVNKAVKDGFKPFKAELIREINDDDIDHLLRIPIRRISLYDISKNKQEVTAINNRIKEINRLLKHLVDYAIGWLEAIEKKLNTEYIKRRTKIANIDAVDVKAVTKRDQALKYDEKTGYLGIGVSGGAELFKVTPFDKILYVRKSGIYSVSETPDKLFVGPEMRYCGFADKESLNKVLFTILYRDPETKFVYIKRCKILAYIMNRDYFFAPEGMEVLHIDTRKTFLFQLNYVKKARVKILKEVFKAGDFEEKSLKARGVRISAKEVQTVDIQQNKD
- a CDS encoding YigZ family protein encodes the protein MDILTKQIQSEEKIKGSLFLSELFPCGTQADAREIIKSQKIKYPDASHVVHAFIIGQNGEVMGMSDDGEPSGTAGRPVLDILKGRKCTNTLLSVTRWFGGTLLGTGGLVKAYSGGAKKVIQTADEQNAFEELVEKLQFCFSTDYSLYKAIKIALEQFHIYNLAEDFMTDILIKGEIRKDEFLILAEKLKDMSNGKIKL
- a CDS encoding ATP-binding cassette domain-containing protein, with the translated sequence MNHHFIIETNNLTKTFGGKEVIKACNMHVEKGTIYGFLGANGAGKTTVFKLLSGLLTPTMGKLQMFGIDNLSTPSDMLSQIGTLIETPIFYEHLSAAENLHMHLAYMGKEGGNVEDVLSKVGLKDIGVQPVSTFSLGMRQRLAIARAIIHKPQLLILDEPINGLDPMGIKEMRDLFLYLAKTEGMTLLISSHILTEIEHIADTIGVIVNGTIVREVSMDKVKVEYPSGLEEYFMDIMIGRKENENAD
- a CDS encoding LPXTG cell wall anchor domain-containing protein, giving the protein MEQKIEETVDNFLDGMASELYLGSVLFGLLLILVGAVLLFKKRNSNNNKFVCYACIVIGFLAIVSGLMQM
- a CDS encoding TetR/AcrR family transcriptional regulator; this translates as MAKEYNAKATIEAILSASAKLFLQMGFDKTSMMDIATAAGISKGAIYHHFKSKDEIIKSVMEKQEQSVKGTIENFMEETRFLSGKEQLQLILEKNIENQEAHYLDDAMSVRMKSAEFVLSYMQSCVNKDSNFVSKIIKRGIQDGSIVTDFPDECAEVFMLLLNVWCDPAVFDCDGEKLSSRLGFLQYMMKSIGIDVFSDELIEKSLELLQKLYPKEDKTDESSFHYRNK
- a CDS encoding 4Fe-4S binding protein, giving the protein MADIRKIRIDQNKCVGCRKCIKICHKHAPVYVPQNGILEINGHKSLASIM